The following nucleotide sequence is from Callithrix jacchus isolate 240 chromosome 12, calJac240_pri, whole genome shotgun sequence.
CTCTGAGACTATGGACAAAGATGGAATAGATAGGCTGCCATGGAGGAACTGTGGAGGGCCAGGGAAAGATTTGAGGGCAGCAGTGACACTGCTCCCAAGGCTTTCCCCTGCCTGCCTTTTAGGGAGAAGACCCTCTCCTTGGTGCTCCCCCTCTACCCACATAGAAGCAGGCTCTGGAGTTAGGGGGCAAAGGGTCAGGGTGCATACCCTcatccctttctctcctccccttcctaccCCAGCTGCTCTACTCACAAAGCCACCTGTCACCCCAGAGACAGAGGCCGGAAACTCCTGGTTGCTAGGCAACCCTGTCTCCCTGGCCACCCCCTCCTGTTGCCATGGCTTCCATGACTGAGAGGGTAGCTGGCAGAGGGGAGAGCAGAAAGGTTAGACTGTGAAAGGACTTCCTGGAGCTAGGCGAGAGATGCCTGATTGGGCAGAGGCAACATGGCAGGGAGGCAGTGGGAGAGCCTGGTGGCTGCATCTTTGGTGAAGCCTCCAGGCTGGGTGGAGGCAAGGTTATAAGAATTCTGAGCAGGCTAAAGACTCTGTCAAGGGAAGAAAGGGTCCTCCAGGAGAGCAAGAAGGGTGTTCTCCAGGGATCCTTCAGTGCTGAATCATGCTTTCTCAAGCCACCAGACTTGAGACCAAGAGGGGTGCTATAAGGGACTCCCCCTCACAGCTGATGGCAGTCATCCTCCAAATGGGAAAATAAGATCTGCATCCCCTAACCACCCTACTCAGGGGTTGAGATTATAAACTAATCCTCACACTCAGGATCTGTCCCTTACAGCAACTGTTTCTGAAGCCCTCGGGGCCTCAAGTCTGCGGGACAAAAGAAATTACTTACCTGCCAAGGGGTGCTGCCCCCAGCCCAAGGCTGTCCTCTGAGTGGCAGGGACTAGGGGGCTCCCTCCCTGGGGCCAGCTTGGCTCtggtctctgcctcctcctcctcccctctctgtgtccaaggACCATCAGCAGCAGAGCTGGTACCAGAATCTGGTTCAACAGGGGCAAGTGGAGCGGGAGCTGGTGGGTCGGGCCGGGGGGCAGGGGGTTGGGGAGGCAGTTCAAAGGTGAAGAAGGGGCTCTGGGTTGGGCCAGGTGAGGCCAGGGCCTCCAGCGAGGCAAGGCTGGTATAGGAGGTGCCTTTGGCCCGGTGTGACTCCAGGATGGCTTCAAACACACAACTGAAAGAGTCAGGCCCATCAGCTGAGGGGCTGGTCCCAGGTAGAAAGGGCACAGGCGACTTGAGAGGCATCCGGCTCCCTGGCCTGCAGGGGCAGGGAGAATCTCTGATTAGGGGCCCAGATCACAGGGCTTGGGCAGGATTTCACTGAACTCTCACAGTCTCTGCTAAGTGATTATCATCCCCTTTTCACTGGCTCCAGCCCACTAACAAAAAAGAGCCTTTAGGGTAGGGGGGCTAAGCTATTCAGTGCCCCCTGGGGCCCACCAGCCCTACCAGTCCTCAGCACCCAGtcccctctcctctgcctccctccctgctaatctccctttctcctccttttccctgATCCGCTTCCCTCCTGCCATCCCATTTCTATTTCTGGCAACATCTTAGGAGAAGATGAGGCTCCAAGCGACACTGGGGTGTGAGACAGAAAGGAATGTCCCCACACTCCCCACTCTCCTACCAGGATCCAGGAGCCAGACTGATGCACTTGTGTTCCTGGGCATGACTGTGTCCTCTGACCTCTCACTCCACTCTGTCCCTGCTCTGCTAGAACCCCTGCCTCTTTGCTCCCCACATCCCCATTGTTCTGCCAGGTCTCAGGCCTCTGTCTAGAATCTCCTGCTACACACGCTGCCCTGTCAGCCCTACCCCCATCTCTATCCCAGGCCCTTTGACCCCAGCTCTGCCTGTAGGCCAGTGGGAAGGAGCAAGCCACTTTCCTCTCCCACTCCCCCACTCACCGGGCCCCTTCAGAGGCCTCAAACACTTCATCGTCCACATCTTCTTCCCCGCCTGCCTCATCCTCGTCCTCATCCTCATTACCACTGCTGAGGCTGGGATGAGGGCCAGGGCATGGGCTGGGCAGGGGGACAGGTGGGTGGGCAGTGCCTGGTGGGCCCTCAGAGCTGGGCTGACTTTCAATGGCCGAGTCGGCCTCCTCCCGCTCAGCCAGCACCTCATCGATGTCAGTCTCGCGGTAGCACCTCAGGGGCACCGTGTCCAGGTCTGTCTCAGAGTACTTGGCCGCTCGCCCCAGAGCCACCCCAGAGCCCTGCCCTGAGCCCACCCCAGGTGGAGATGGGGGGGCCTGCTCTGGGGGCTTAGCACCTGTAGTGTGTACATAGGCATCCAGGTCAGGAGGTTAGCCACTTCAGCTCCCTGTCCTAATCCCGTTCTAGGAGCTCTGCCCACTGCCTCATATTGGCAGGAAGTTCTCTCACTGTCTCATCACCATTCCTCCTGCTACAAACTTAGCTTGTTCCTGGTGCCAGTGGAACTCATTTTAAATCAAGTTCTTGTCAAATGGCTTTAAGGAGCCAGGGGAgccagcctttttcttttctttttttattaattttttttttttgagacagggtctcactgtgtcagccacgctgaagtgcagtggcgcaatcataacttactgcagccttgacctcctgcacTCAAGGGATTGTCCCATCCAGCCTCTCCAATATCTGGAACTATAGATGCataccactacatccagctaattaaattttttgtagagtcttgctctgtttcctaggctggtcttggactcctggcttcaagcaatcctcctcctttggcctcccaaaatgctggaatcacTGAGACTGATGAGCCTCTTTTCTACTCCCTGGAATGCCCCCCAATATTCTGCTATCCCACCCTCCATTTTTCAGCTTCCTCCAGGTGCCCCACCCATTCCCTATCCTCCAGCCTCCCATGATAGCACAAATGGAAAGATTGAGGCCTGGGGAAGCACTGGCTGGCTCAAGAGCCAATTCCAAGGATTTGCGGCAGATTGAAGGAGGGCTCCCTACCAAGCCTCAGCCGCTGTGTAGAAGGCCCTGCCCTGTTCTCCTTGCCTCAGTCCCAGGCCTTACCTGAGCTGGGGGGGTCCAAGGAGCCATAGAAGAATTCCCATTTAGCTCGAGCAATTCTCTGGGCATGAGAGGAAACTTCCCGGGGGGAGGACCAGGTATCCCCCTGAGCCAAGGAGGGAAACACAGGCACCCAGAGATAAAGCCAGACATACAAGGATGCAAGAATATAGGgcagaaacaaattaaaacatgCAGGGACAGAGATGGAGGTGCAGAAACATAGAGACAGAGGGCAAGAAAGAGGCAGATTTAGGACAGATTAAAGGATTCAGAGTGACCAGCAGACAAGTCTGTGTCTGACAGGGGGCCGAACCTTGGCCCTTCACTGGGGGCTGGGGGAGCCCAGGGGAAGTTGCATACCTGGTTCAGGAATCCAGTGTCAGCAGGTCCTCTGAAGAGTGTGGCCAGGCGCTCAGGGGGGCCCCCCAGCCCATTGGGGAGAGAGGAGTAAAGCCCATCTGCTCCAAcctggggtggggctggtggCCCATGTATAAGGTTCCGGCTGCCAGGTAGGGTCGAGCCTCCTCTGGCTGGAAGTGGGTCTGATGTGGATGCTTCCAGCCGTAACTTCCGGTTGGAGCCAGGCCCAAGGGCTGGGGTGGGCCTGGGGGGAGAAACCCCACCCAGATCCCAGCTCCGACTCAAGCCCCCGGGAGCAGGTAGCCCATTCAGTGGCCTCACGCTGGCCTTTTCCACAAAGCGGAAGATGACCACAGAGCTCTGGGCCCCAGGAGGGGGCTGCCCAGTGGGTGAAGAGGGTGCCCAGGGTGACGGAGCAACATGGGGTGAGGGGGGACCACGCAGAGGTGTACAGGGTGCTGTCACACGTCCCAGTTCCCGGCCTCGAGGACCTGGACCTGCCACTCGCCGTAGCAAGGACCCTGTGCTGCCATACATGCTGGCTGGGGGACTCTGGGGCACCGGGCCTTCGGGGAGCCAGCGGCGTGGGCATCGTGGTGGGGAGATGGCACAGTCGCCTTCTGAGCAGAAGCGCATGGCACCCTGGGCCATGCTGGGGCCGGGGGTCAGGCTGGGGGGGCAGGGATGGCGAGGCCAGGCGGGGAGTAAGGGGGCTGCATGCTCTTCAGACAGGCCTGTAAGAGAGGAAGGGGAGCATGGGGTGAACTGCCAAGGAGTTAGATGGACAGGACAGCAGAGATAGGGAAGGGAAAGTTGGCTGCAGACTCTGAGTACCAGGGACCTAGCTCACCCTGGGAATATGAGATCAATGATCCCACGCCTGGGGGCTACTTCCATAGAGGCCTGAAGAGAAAAGAGTTATACACCCGGTGGGCCCCTGGCTCCTTTCCTTCTGCCTGGGGCCCTGAGCATCACcctgggaggaaagaggaagcaaCTTCAGAAGTTGAGTGGGCTACTGGTACTTTGGGGCTACTGCTGGTATGGGGAAGTTGGTACCCCACCCTCTGGAGCAAGGGTGTCAGTCAACTGTCACCATCACACAGTCCTGTGACCCCTATAGTCTTTCTTATGGAGTCCCCTCACTCAGGGAAGGGAAACTCAGGTCTTctggaaggagagggaagaagaccAGGGGTTATATAGGGATGCTGAAGGGCTAAGAGGCACAGCATGGAGGTAGGGAGAAAGGCCTGAGCAAAGGCTCCTACCCCTGATATATGTATACAGAATGGGAAAGggacattctttttgtttgtttttgaggtggagtttcgcccccgctgcccaggctggagtgcaatggtgctcttagcttactgtaacctccacctcccaggttgaagtgattatcctgcctcagcctcctgaatagctgggattacaggtacctgccaccatacctggctaatttttatatttttggtagagatggaatttcaccttgttgtccaggctggtttcaaactcttgacctcaggggatcccctcgccacggcctcccaaagtgttgggattacaggcgtgagccaccacacccagtcagggACATTCTTTTCTCCATACAGGTacagacaggcacacacatatacacacacatgcacacacacatacataaggACAACTATATCAGTACACAGTCAAACACATTCATAGGTAACACCCTCTggcatacacagacacagacacacacac
It contains:
- the PSD gene encoding PH and SEC7 domain-containing protein 1 isoform X1 translates to MAQGAMRFCSEGDCAISPPRCPRRWLPEGPVPQSPPASMYGSTGSLLRRVAGPGPRGRELGRVTAPCTPLRGPPSPHVAPSPWAPSSPTGQPPPGAQSSVVIFRFVEKASVRPLNGLPAPGGLSRSWDLGGVSPPRPTPALGPGSNRKLRLEASTSDPLPARGGSTLPGSRNLIHGPPAPPQVGADGLYSSLPNGLGGPPERLATLFRGPADTGFLNQGDTWSSPREVSSHAQRIARAKWEFFYGSLDPPSSGAKPPEQAPPSPPGVGSGQGSGVALGRAAKYSETDLDTVPLRCYRETDIDEVLAEREEADSAIESQPSSEGPPGTAHPPVPLPSPCPGPHPSLSSGNEDEDEDEAGGEEDVDDEVFEASEGARPGSRMPLKSPVPFLPGTSPSADGPDSFSCVFEAILESHRAKGTSYTSLASLEALASPGPTQSPFFTFELPPQPPAPRPDPPAPAPLAPVEPDSGTSSAADGPWTQRGEEEEAETRAKLAPGREPPSPCHSEDSLGLGAAPLGSEPPLNQLVSDSDSELDSTERLALGSTDTLSNGQKADLEAAQRLAKRLYRLDGFRKADVARHLGKNNDFSKLVAGEYLKFFVFTGMTLDQALRVFLKELALMGETQERERVLAHFSQRYFQCNPEALSSEDGAHTLTCALMLLNTDLHGHNIGKRMTCGDFIGNLEGLNDGGDFPRELLKALYSSIKNEKLQWAIDEEELRRSLSELADPNPKVIKRISAGSGSGSSPFLDLTPEPGAAVYKHGALVRKVHADPDCRKTPRGKRGWKSFHGILKGMILYLQKEEYKPGKALSEAELKNAISIHHALATRASDYSKRPHVFYLRTADWRVFLFQAPSLEQMQSWITRINVVAAMFSAPPFPAAVSSQKKFSRPLLPSAATRLSQEEQVRTHEAKLKAMASELREHRAAQLGKKGRGKEAEEQRQKEAYLEFEKSRYGTYAALLRVKLKAGSEELDAVEAALAQARSTEDGLPPSHSSPSLQPKPSSQPRAQRHSSEPRPGAGSGRRKP